ACTGCCCTGAAAGTGGCGCTTGCGCATTACGGCCTGTCTGGGGACGGCATCTTCGCCATTGCGCTGGGAAAGATGGGGGCATTCGAACTCAACTATTCCAGCGATATCGATTTCTGTATTTTTTACGATCCGGACGTGTTCGACGGAGGCGACCGCTCGCCCGGCGAGGCGGCCCAGCGCGTTGCGCGTGACATCGTGCGCATGTTCGATGACATGACAGAAGACGGATACGTCTTCCGCACCGATTTACGTCTCCGGCCAGATCCGTCCTCGACGCCGCTCGCCGTCTCCACCGCCATGGCGGAGATCTATTACGAGAGTGTTGGCCAGAACTGGGAGCGGATGGTCTGGATCAAGGCGCGCCCCGCCGCCGGCGACATTGCCGCGGCGAAGCGCTTTCTGAAGGGTATGGAGCCATATGTGTGGCGCCGGAACCTCGACTATTGGGCCATTGGCGACATTCAGGCCATCAAGCGGATGATCAACACGAAGGCCAAGGCGCATGAGTTCAATATACCGAACCCGGACATCAAGCTTGGCCCGGGCGGCATTCGTGAGATCGAATTCTTCGTTCAGACCCAGCAATTGATCCTTGGCGGCCGGCGTCCGGAGTTGCGGGACAATACCACGCTGGGCGCGATGGAGGCCTTGCGCGCGGGCGGGGTGGTCGAGGACGATACGGCCCGCGACCTGACCGAAGCCTATCGCCAGTTGCGCAATGTCGAACATCGCATCCAGATGCGGAACGATGAGCAGACACATACCCTGCCGAAGGACCCTGAAGCCCGTGAAGCCGTCGCCTTTCTCAGCGGCTACGGCAATCTTGAGGACTTCGACCGGGACGTTCTGGAAACGCGCCGCCTCGTGCAGTCGGCCTATGATGCCCTGTTCGCGGCGGAAGACCGTGCGGCCGGGGAAACCCGGTCAGGCAATTTCGTCTTCACCGGCGTCGACGATGATCCGGGGACGGTTGAAACGCTGCAGGACCTCGGCTTCAGCGATCCGAGCGCGGCCATTGAGACCATTCGCAGCTGGCACCGCGGCCGCGTCCCGGCCACGCGCACAGGGCGCGGACGGGAATTGCTGACGGCCATCCTGCCGCGGCTGCTGGAAGACATGGGCAAGACGGGCGAGGCGGACGAGGCATTCCGCTGGTTTTCCCGCTTCTTCGGTGGTCTGTCGTCCGGTGTGCAGACGCTGGCCATGCTGCTCGCGGAGCCGGATCTGCTGGACGATCTGGTCGCGACGCTGGCGCTGGCGCCACGTCTGGCCGAGATCCTGTCGCGCCGTCCGGACCTGTTGGAGTCGCTGGTCAGCGGGCAGGCGCCTGTCCGCCCCGAGATCGGACCGGATACGAGCTTCGATGGTGCGCTGGATGCCTGGCGCCGCTATCACCGTGACCAGCACTTCCTGACGGGGCACCGCCTGTTGCATGGCCTGATCCCGGCCCGCGACGCAGCGGAATACTGGACAGCGCTGGCCGACGACACGATCAGGGAAATGGCCGCGGCGGCGAAGTGGGAAACCGAGCGGCGCAACGGACCGCAGCCAGGCCAATGGGGCGTATTCGCCATGGGCAAGCTGGGTGGCAGGGAACTCACCGCCGGATCCGATCTCGACATTCTCGTGATTTACGATGCCGATCCGATGGAAGCGCAGAAATGGTACACCCGCTTCACCCAGCGCCTCATCACGGCCCTGTCGGCACCGACAGCGGAAGGTGCGCTGTACGAAGTGGACATGCGCCTGCGCCCCTCTGGCCGGGCCGGGCCTGTCGCGGTCAGCCTGCCAGCGTTCAAATCCTATCAGCACAAGGAAGCCTGGACGTGGGAGCATATGGCGCTGACCCGGCTACGCCCCGTTGTGGGCGATGAGGGGCTCGGCCAGGCTGTCATGGACATTGCCATAGATGCGATCACGGAACGTGCACGGACCAACGCGGATACGATCCCGGCGGATATTACCGACATGCGCAACCGGCTGTACCGCGAAAAGCCGGGCAAGGGGCTGTGGGATTTGAAAACGGCCGCGGGCGGATTGATCGACGTGGAGTTCATCGTCCAGCAGGACATGCTTCTGGGTGGCCAGCCGGAAGCGATCTGCGCCTCCACACAGGAGGCAATCCAGTGTTCGACATTCAATATCGAGGAACGCCTTCTGCTCGCCGATGGCCTGGGTCTTCTCCAGGCGCTGCAGCAGGTTCAGCGCGTGGCCATCGGTACGGAAACACGTTCGGATGTCATGCCGGCGGGCCTGCGTGACCGGCTCTGCCGGGCGGTGGAAGCGTCCACATTCCGCGACCTGGAAACCGAATTATCTTCCATAAAATCAAGGCTGCACCAGTTTGCTGTCGAAAAACTGCATCTCGGTGCGACGGAAAGCTGACCTCCTCCCGTTCTATAAACACTGGCTGCCTGGACACAATGGCGGCCGCTAAAGAGAGGAGCTACCCCCTTATGAAACGGATTGTTCTCGCGACAGCATCCCTGGCTGCCATTGCAGCCATCGCCCTTCCGGCCGCCGCTTATGGTGGACGCGGCGACGGCATGCAGCGCCATTCAGACATGATGAAAATGCTCGACACGGACGGTGACGGCACGGTCTCCGAAGCGGAAATCAAGGCGCACAAGGCCCAGATGTTCCCCGCAATCGACACCAATGATGACGGCGTTCTTTCACAGGAAGAATTGTCCGCGCATCAGGATGTCATGCGCGCCCAGATGAAATCGAAATTCGAATCGCGCCGCGGCGACCGCGTGGACAACATGTTCGACCGGTACGACACCAACAAGGATGGGTCGATCACGCGTGACGAAGTCGCGGCCGTTCAGGCGGCGCGGACAGCCAAGTGGGAAGCGAAAAAAGCTGAGCGCCAGGCCCAATGGGCCGAGAAGAGCGCCGAGATGCAGGCCGCGCGCTTTGCGAAGATGGACACGGACGGCAATGGCACGATCAGCCAGGAAGAGTTCGAGTCCGCCCCGATGGGCCCCGGCGGCCCTGGCAAGCGCGGCAAATACCGCGGGATGGGTCCCGGAATGGGCTCCGGTATGGTCATGGATGACATGCCGGCGCCCCCGGAAGACGAATAGGACACCGGGCTCAGGCCTGGTGGGCGGCATCGCACGCATTCGACACGTCTCACCGTATTGAGTGCGTGCATCCCGCCTTCAACGGAGTAAGCTCGGTTCCGTGGCTTTCGTATCGGATCTCGACCAGATCACACGGGCGGCGGCGGGTGACCCGTCTGCCGTCTCGTGGCTGGTCGACCGGTACTCACCGGGTGTTCTCGGCCTGGCAACACGGATGCTGGGCGACCGGATGGAAGCAGAAGACGTGACACAGGAAACATTCCTCCGCGCATGGAAAGCGCTGCCGGGCTGGGAGCCGCGGGCGAAGTTCTCGACCTGGCTGCATCGTGTCGCGCTCAACCTCTGCTACGATATCCTGCGCAAGCGGCGGGAATCGCTGCCCGGTGAATTGCCGGAGATGACGGACCCGGAATTGACGCCGCCTGAACGCCTGCTGCAAACCGAGCGGGTGAAAGCGATCGAAACCGCTATCGCTGCCCTTCCGGAGCGCCAGGCCGCTGCCTTGACGCTCTGCGCCCTGCAGGGACACTCTCAGGTGGAGGCGGCGGAGATCATGGAAACAAGTGAAGAAGCGCTGGAAAGCCTTCTGGCGCGCGCACGGCGCAGCTTGAGGGCGACACTGGCCGAACGGAGCGTGGCATGAAGGACCCAAGGATGACACCGACCTTGTCTGACGAACGGATCCTCGATCTGATCGAGGCCTATGGCGCCGATCCCGTTGCCTTTCCGGAGGCAGAACGTGACGCCGCCGTGCGCCGCATGAACGAGGCGCCCAGCCTGTTTGCGAAGGCGCTGGATGAAGCCCGCCGTCTGGATCAGTTCCTGGACATTGTACCGGAGACCGAAGTGCCGGCATCTCTGCGTGACAGCCTGCTGGCCAGCGCTCCGAAACCCGCGCGGACCGCCCGGCCGGAGCGTGGCCTGTGGCGATTCCTGCCAGGCTGGCTGCCTGCGGGCGCCGTGGCCTCACTGGTCATGGGTTTGATGATTGGTGTGAATGTTTCGCTGCCCGCTTCGGTGGCCAGCGCCCAGACAACGGACGAGACCGACGCCGTGATGTACGCGGCCCTCGGCTTCGGGGACCTGGACCTGATGAGTGAGACCGCAGAATGAGTGACATGTCTGATACCCCCCGCAGGTGGCCGTTTTGGCTGATCGTTTCGCTGCTGGCAAACATGATCCTGGTGGGACTTCTGGCAGGCTTTCTGTTGCAGGCCGGTCCGAGAGGAAAACCGGATGGTCCGCCGGCCGAACGCATATCCTGGGGATCGCGCGATGATGGTAGCCGCGAAGTCATGAGACGTGTTTTCCGGGAAGCCTTCAGGGCTTCCGCGGAGGAACGGACGGCCCGTGCCGACGTGCGCAAGCGGCTGGCTGAAACCGTGTCGGCTGACCCTT
This is a stretch of genomic DNA from Hyphomonas adhaerens MHS-3. It encodes these proteins:
- a CDS encoding bifunctional [glutamine synthetase] adenylyltransferase/[glutamine synthetase]-adenylyl-L-tyrosine phosphorylase — its product is MLNVRPIAQTPEAALELACERAPYLRRLAGRDLEDRDWREAIETVRMLPKLGQKPIEEAMRVLRRAKQATHLSLAGEDLSGTLDVMDVTMVLTELACECVDTALKVALAHYGLSGDGIFAIALGKMGAFELNYSSDIDFCIFYDPDVFDGGDRSPGEAAQRVARDIVRMFDDMTEDGYVFRTDLRLRPDPSSTPLAVSTAMAEIYYESVGQNWERMVWIKARPAAGDIAAAKRFLKGMEPYVWRRNLDYWAIGDIQAIKRMINTKAKAHEFNIPNPDIKLGPGGIREIEFFVQTQQLILGGRRPELRDNTTLGAMEALRAGGVVEDDTARDLTEAYRQLRNVEHRIQMRNDEQTHTLPKDPEAREAVAFLSGYGNLEDFDRDVLETRRLVQSAYDALFAAEDRAAGETRSGNFVFTGVDDDPGTVETLQDLGFSDPSAAIETIRSWHRGRVPATRTGRGRELLTAILPRLLEDMGKTGEADEAFRWFSRFFGGLSSGVQTLAMLLAEPDLLDDLVATLALAPRLAEILSRRPDLLESLVSGQAPVRPEIGPDTSFDGALDAWRRYHRDQHFLTGHRLLHGLIPARDAAEYWTALADDTIREMAAAAKWETERRNGPQPGQWGVFAMGKLGGRELTAGSDLDILVIYDADPMEAQKWYTRFTQRLITALSAPTAEGALYEVDMRLRPSGRAGPVAVSLPAFKSYQHKEAWTWEHMALTRLRPVVGDEGLGQAVMDIAIDAITERARTNADTIPADITDMRNRLYREKPGKGLWDLKTAAGGLIDVEFIVQQDMLLGGQPEAICASTQEAIQCSTFNIEERLLLADGLGLLQALQQVQRVAIGTETRSDVMPAGLRDRLCRAVEASTFRDLETELSSIKSRLHQFAVEKLHLGATES
- a CDS encoding EF-hand domain-containing protein produces the protein MKRIVLATASLAAIAAIALPAAAYGGRGDGMQRHSDMMKMLDTDGDGTVSEAEIKAHKAQMFPAIDTNDDGVLSQEELSAHQDVMRAQMKSKFESRRGDRVDNMFDRYDTNKDGSITRDEVAAVQAARTAKWEAKKAERQAQWAEKSAEMQAARFAKMDTDGNGTISQEEFESAPMGPGGPGKRGKYRGMGPGMGSGMVMDDMPAPPEDE
- a CDS encoding RNA polymerase sigma factor, producing the protein MAFVSDLDQITRAAAGDPSAVSWLVDRYSPGVLGLATRMLGDRMEAEDVTQETFLRAWKALPGWEPRAKFSTWLHRVALNLCYDILRKRRESLPGELPEMTDPELTPPERLLQTERVKAIETAIAALPERQAAALTLCALQGHSQVEAAEIMETSEEALESLLARARRSLRATLAERSVA
- a CDS encoding periplasmic heavy metal sensor translates to MSDTPRRWPFWLIVSLLANMILVGLLAGFLLQAGPRGKPDGPPAERISWGSRDDGSREVMRRVFREAFRASAEERTARADVRKRLAETVSADPYDADAMREAFKELRSADDAVNAATHEAMVNLFATMSVEERQHMARILRHGPGDRRSRHKRGPDGRSGPAGDGPPPPPPDVEP